A single window of Ciconia boyciana unplaced genomic scaffold, ASM3463844v1 HiC_scaffold_37, whole genome shotgun sequence DNA harbors:
- the LOC140645708 gene encoding olfactory receptor 14C36-like translates to MSNHSSPITQFLLLAFADMRELQLLHFWLFLGIYLAALLGNGLIITAIACDHHLHTPMYFFLLNLSLLDLGSISTTVPKSMANSLWDTRTISYGGCAAQVFWFLFFVSSEYYLLTVMAYDRYVAICKPLHYVTIMDSRACIKMAAAAWGSGFLNAVLHIGNTFSIPFCQGNAVDQFFCEIPQLLKLSCSDSYVRKAGFTVVSLCIACGCFLFLVLSYVQIFTVVLRIPSEQGRHKAFSTCLPHVAVVSLFASSAMFTYLQSHSISSPALNLVVAVLYAVVPPAVNPVIYSMRNQELKEALKRLIHCLLLQQE, encoded by the coding sequence ATGTCCAACCACAGCAGCCCCATcacccagttcctcctcctggcgTTTGCAGACAtgcgggagctgcagctcttgcacttctggctcttcctgggcatctacctggctgccctcctgggcaacggCCTCATCATCACCGCCATAGCCTGTGACCACCAtctccacacccccatgtacttcttcctcctcaacctctccctcctcgacttgggctccatctccaccactgtccccaaatCCATGGCCAATTCCCTCTGGGACACCAGGACCATTTCCTATGGAGGATGTGCTGCCCAGGTCTTTTggtttctcttctttgtttcttcagagTATTATCTGCTGACTGTCATGGCCTATGACCGCTACGTAGCCATCTGCAAACCCCTGCACTATGTGACCATCATGGACAGCCGAGCTTGCATcaaaatggcagcagctgcctggggcagtggttTCCTCAATGCGGTGCTGCACATTGGAAACAcattttccattccattctgccaaggcaatgctgtggaccagttcttctgtgaaatcccccagctcctcaagctctcctgctcgGACTCCTACGTCAGGAAAGCTGGGTTTACTGTGGTCAGTCTTTGCATAGCTTGTGggtgttttctcttccttgtcctGTCCTATGTGCAGATATTCACGGTTGTGCTgaggatcccctctgagcagggacgccacaaagccttttccacatGCCTCCCTCACGTGGCCGTGGTCTCCCTGTTTGCCAGCTCTGCCATGTTTACCTACCTGCAGTCCCACTCAATCTCATCCCCAGCTCTGAATCTTGTGGTGGCCGTTCTGTATGCAGTGGTGCCTCCAGCAGTGAACCCCGtcatctacagcatgaggaatCAGGAGCTCAAAGAGGCACTAAAGAGACTGATCCACTGTCTGCTGTTGCAGCAGGAATAA
- the LOC140645706 gene encoding olfactory receptor 14C36-like, translating to MSNHSSPITQFLLLAFADMRALQLLHFWLFLGIYLAALLGNGLIITAIACDHHLHTPMYFFLLNLSLLDLGSISTTVPKSMANSLWDTRTISYGGCAAQVFWFLFFVSSEYYLLTVMAYDRYVAICKPLHYVTIMDSRACIKMAAAAWGSGFLNAVLHIGNTFSIPFCQGNAVDQFFCEIPQLLKLSCSDSYVRKAGFTVVSLCIACGCFLFLVLSYVQIFTVVLRIPSEQGRHKAFSTCLPHVAVVSLFASSAMFAYLQSHSISSPALNLVVAVLYAVVPPAVNRLIYSMRNQELKEALKRLIHCLLLQQE from the coding sequence ATGTCCAACCACAGCAGCCCCATcacccagttcctcctcctggcgTTTGCAGACATGCGGGcgctgcagctcttgcacttctggctcttcctgggcatctacctggctgccctcctgggcaacggCCTCATCATCACCGCCATAGCCTGTGACCACCAtctccacacccccatgtacttcttcctcctcaacctctccctcctcgacttgggctccatctccaccactgtccccaaatCCATGGCCAATTCCCTCTGGGACACCAGGACCATTTCCTATGGAGGATGTGCTGCCCAGGTCTTTTggtttctcttctttgtttcttcagagTATTATCTGCTGACTGTCATGGCCTATGACCGCTACGTAGCCATCTGCAAACCCCTGCACTATGTGACCATCATGGACAGCCGAGCTTGCATcaaaatggcagcagctgcctggggcagtggttTCCTCAATGCGGTGCTGCACATTGGAAACAcattttccattccattctgccaaggcaatgctgtggaccagttcttctgtgaaatcccccagctcctcaagctctcctgctcgGACTCCTACGTCAGGAAAGCTGGGTTTACTGTGGTCAGTCTTTGCATAGCTTGTGggtgttttctcttccttgtcctGTCCTATGTGCAGATATTCACGGTTGTGCTgaggatcccctctgagcagggacgccacaaagccttttccacatGCCTCCCTCACGTGGCCGTGGTCTCCCTGTTTGCCAGCTCTGCCATGTTTGCCTACCTGCAGTCCCACTCAATCTCATCCCCAGCTCTGAATCTTGTGGTGGCCGTTCTGTATGCAGTGGTGCCTCCAGCAGTGAACCGCCTGatctacagcatgaggaatCAGGAGCTCAAAGAGGCACTAAAGAGACTGATCCACTGTCTGCTGTTGCAGCAGGAATAA
- the LOC140645707 gene encoding olfactory receptor 14C36-like has product MDSRVPCSEAANGQQQLYPQFLLVVFADTRQQKLLHFRLFPGISLSALLGSILIITTIACDHRLHTPMYFFLFILSLLGLGYISTAVPRSMTNSLWDTRSISYAACAAQVLFFLFLIGGQYFLLTIMAYDHSIAICKPLHYGTLLDSRACVHMAAAAWGSGFPYAMLHTANTFSLPLCQGNALDHFFCELPQILKLSCSNSYLREVGLLVESVSLAFGCFIFIVLSYVQIFRAVLRFLSEQGWHKAFSTCLPHLAVVSLLVSTGMFAYLKPPSTSSQSLELVMAALYSLVPPALNPLIYSMRIQELKDTLKKLIQPLVFQQQ; this is encoded by the exons Atggactccag AGTCCCATGCTCTGAGGCAGCAAATGGCCAACAGCAGCTCTACCCCCAGTTCCTCCTCGTGGTGTTTGCAGATACACGGCAGCAGAAGCTCTTGCACTTCCGGCTCTTCCCAGGCATCTCCCTGTCTGCCCTTCTGGGCAGCATCCTCATCATCACCACCATAGCCTGTGACCACcgcctccacacccccatgtacttcttcctcttcatcctctCCCTCCTCGGCTTGGGCTACATCTCCACTGCTGTCCCAAGATCCATGACCAATTCCCTCTGGGACACCAGGAGCATTTCCTATGCAGCATGTGctgcccaggtccttttctttctcttcttgatTGGAGggcaatattttcttctcaccaTCATGGCCTATGACCACTCcattgccatctgcaaacccctGCATTACGGGACCCTCCTGGACAGCCgagcttgtgtccacatggcagcagctgcctggggcagtggttTCCCCTATGCCATGCTGCACACtgccaatacattttcactACCGCTGTGCCAAGGCAATGCCCTTGACCACTTCTTCTGTGAACTTCcccagatcctcaagctctcctgctccaaCTCCTACCTCAGGGAAGTAGGACTTCTTGTTGAGAGTGTCTCTCTTGCTTTTGggtgctttattttcattgtgctgtcctatgtgcagatcttcagggccGTGTTGAGGTTCCTTTCTGAGCAGGGatggcacaaagccttttccacgtgcctccctcacctggctGTGGTCTCCCTGCTTGTCAGCACTGGCATGTTTGCCTACCTGAAgcccccctccacctcctcccaaTCACTGGAGCTGGTGATGGCTGCTCTGTACTCACTGGTGCCCCCAGCGTTgaaccccctcatctacagcatgagAATCCAGGAGCTCAAAGACACACTGAAGAAGCTGATTCAGCCACTTGTCTTTCAGCAGCAATAA